AGTTCCCAATCCTTCCGTTTATACGCTCTTAACGCAAGCTAGGGCCGCGAGGGAATGCGGTACTTCGAAACCTGCCAATTACAGCCCCGCTTGGCAGACCCTATGGCAAGAATCCTGCTTCACGATACTGTTGCCCACTGTGAGTGGCGTATACTCAGCAATGCTAAGGACCAGACCGAGTGCTAAGGTAGGGGTATTGCTGCTTAGCGCTCTAATCGCACTATTTTAGACGGAAATTCCCGACAGTACGGCGGAATGCTATTTGGGGTTGGGGCAGCGCTTCTCTCGGGGGAATTTGTTATTTAGCAGTCGATCATTCCCCCTTTGATGGATGAATTCTTTGCGCAGAGTTTTGTTCCATTCTTTTTGCCCCGCTTGACGGCTTCTTTTCTGTCAACTCTCAGGGAGAAGTCTATCATGAGGTTCAGACTCCCGATTAAGCCGGATGAGATACCGGTGGACGAGAAGCAACAACctaatgatgatgaagctAACGTTACGCCACAGTCTGCGTCTAAGGAAGCGGCCACCTCCCGTGCTGATCAAGTAGATGATGACAAGAGTGATGTGGTCAACCCGGAGTTCCAGCATGGTGTACAGAGCGCACAGGCCATGACTCAGGTCTGGTCCAAACAGCATTTGATTTTGGCCTACGTGATGTAAGTGTCATAGCTGCATTGTGTGATACGTCCACACTCGAAGCTGATGATGGCATTGTCATTAGGATCTGGATTATCTACTTTGTTAAGAACTTCGCGTTCGGCATCATCGGCACGTTGACTCCATATGTTACCAGCTCCTTCAAAGAACACTCGTTAACTGGGACTACCACCATTCTTTCTACGCTTATTGGCGGGCTGTTCAAACTTCCTTATGCTAAACTGATTGATATTTGGGGCCGTCCCCAGGGTTTCGCCTTGATGATCGCCTGCATGACCGTTGGACTCATTATGATGGCTGGGTGTAATAATGTTCAGACATATTGTGCGGCTCAAGTGTTCTACTCGGTGGGGTCTGCTGGTGTGGATTTCACCCTGAccatcttcatcgccgaTACGTCGGCGCTGAAGAACCGGGCGTTCTGGCTCGGCTTTGTCGGTTCTCCGTACATCGCTACAGTTTGGGCATACGGTCCGGCGACGGAAGACATCTTGAGTTCCAtgggatggcgatggggcTTCGGCATCTGGGCTATCGTGACGCCCGTGATGTTGACGCCTCTATTCTTCCTGTTTTACTATAACCAGCGCAAAGCGCAGAAGGCCGGTCTGGTTCCCGAGCGTCACAGCCAGCGCACGGTAATGCAATCGATCGCTTACTACGGCAAGGAGTTCGACGTTATCGGTCTGCTCCTCCTTACTACTGGACTTGCCCTGTTCCTGTTGGCTTTCAATCTGTACTCAAAGCAGCCCGACGAGTGGAAATCTCCGCTAATCATCTGCTTCATTGTCATCGGCGGCCTCCTACTCATCGCCTTTCCCGTCTACGAGAGATACATCGCTCCAGTCACGTTCATCCCCTGGTCGCTGTTGCTCAACCGAaccgtcttcttcacctACACCATGGCCGCCAGCATTTACCTGGCCTGGTATCTCTGGGACACCTACTTCTACTCGATGCTAGTTGTTGTCTTCAACCAAAGCGTCACCCAAGCGACCTATATCACCAATATATACAGCGTAGGCTCCTGCTTCTGGGCCGTACTCATGGGCATCCTGATCCGCTATAACGGTCGCCTCAAATGGCAAGCGCTTTACTTCGGGGTCCCCATTACCATTCTCGGTGTCGGTTTAATGATCAAATTCCGCGAACCGGGTGTCAACATCGGGTACATCGTCATGTGCCAGATCTTCATTGCGTTCGGCGGCGGCACCCTAGTGATCTGCGAGCAGATGACGGTCATGGCCGTGTCATCGCAGCAACACATTCCCGCCGTGTTGGCGATGGAAAGCATGTTCATTAATATTGGCAGTGCGGTGGGCACCACCATCGCCACTGCGCTGTGGACGGGTATCTTTCCCCAGAAGCTTGCCGAGTATCTCCCCGCGGACGCGCAGTCTAACCTGGCGAATATTTATGGTGACATGACGGTTCAGGCGTCGTATCCAGTTGGTAGTGCGGCGCGTGATGCGATTAACCGGTCGTATTCGGAGACGCAGcggttgatgttgattgcGGCGACGTGCTTGTATACGGTGACGCTGGcatcggtgatgatgtggaaGGATGTaaatgtgaagaagatccagcagGTGAAGGGGCGGATTCTGTAGGTTGGATATGTGGTAATGGTGATAGGAGGGTGTCCATTGTAGACTTGGAATTGCTGATACCCCGCATCAAAGTATTAATGTTTCAAATAGAGAGACTGAGGCCTAGACCGACGTTGATCAATCGAATTATCCTGTAAAGAACtagatcttctccattccgcATTCCTATGCGTAGAAATCAAGTTTACCAAAAACAGCAACCTGGGTCAGGCCACATTCCGCTATAAATAACCCTAGCTGCATCGACCCCTCACTGAGTGGCTCTGTATCTGCCAAGGCACGGGAACAATGATCCAGATCAACCGACATTGAATTAAATGCTGGCCGTGCAAAAAGTACAGTCGAAGAATCAAGGACGGGATTGCAATCGTGGCAAACAAATCAAACGGTTGCATTCTTTTGCCCGACGTTGCGATTCGAGTCGGCGATTGGTTGCTTTCGAGGCCGCAGGTCGATGACGACAGAATCGAGGTCAGCATGACGAACGTCTCTCGTAagtgttttttctttctttctttttcttatatttAGTCTTGTTTTATAACCCTTTTCCTCCATCTTTCATTCCTACTGACACTAACCTCTTTGACCCGTCGAGATCTTGATTTCAGTTCCAACATTGCGGGTGCTGTCACTTTAACTAAGCTTATCGGATACTGAACCTTGAATATACTTTCAAGATGATCGATCCACCCGCCGAGATGATCGACTTCTTCGATACCCTCAAGACGAAGCCGCTGCCCGTGCCCACCACGACCCCGACATCGGTTGCCCCCGTGCCCACCGTCGTCCCTGGCCATGATCTCATTTTCCAGGAGTTGTCCAAGACCAGCCAACGGACACTATGGTAtgcacacacacacacacacacacacacacacacaccctCGTTTCTACTTGTCTAGAAACTAATCTTACAATCATAGGGTGGTCGTCGTGCTAATGGCTATATccgccatcgtcttctacATCCTCGCCTCCCGAGCACCTTTGGTAAGCCCGACCAAGGACACACTATCAAGATGCAACTAAGAAGAATAGACCAAGCGAGTCATCCACAACCTGATTGCCATCTCCACAACaatctccttcatcacctATCTCGCACTCGCAACCGGCGAAGGTATAACATACAAGCACGACATCCTGACGATCCACAACAAGCACGTCCCCAACACTCATCGTGATATCTACCGTCAGGTCCTCTGGCTGCGGTACCTCAACTGGTTCCTGACAAACCCCCTGGCCCTCATCAATCTTGCCCTCTTGTCCGGCCTCCCGGGTGCCCATCTCCTTGTCGCCATCGTCGCCGATTGGATCATGCTCGGCACCGGCATCTTGGGCACCTATGCCGGCCATACCCCCCGCAGATGGGTCTGGTTCACCATCAGCGCCATCGGCTACCTCACGACTGTGTACCATATTGGTGTGAACGGGGGCCGCTCGGCGGTGAACAAGGACGCCCAGACAAAGCGATTCTTCGGTACTGTTTCGGGTGTGTCGCTTTTGATTAAGGCTTTGTTCCCTGTGTatgttttctctcttctttcctaCTTCTTAGGAAATATATGAAGGGTGCTGATAATCTGTATAGAGCCATCGCGGCCGGCGCTCTAGCCCTCAAAATCGGCATCGACGCCGAGACCATCATTTTCGCTATCCATGATATCTTCCTGCAGGGTATAATCGGCTACTGGCTTATTTTCGCACATGATGCGGCACCTGGAATGTAAGTCTTTCGAGGACTAATATTCTAGTATCCATCAAAGCTAACCAAAACAGTACCCTTCTGGTTGACGGTTTCTGGTCCCATGGACACGGCAACGAGGGTGCGATTCGCATcacggaagaggagggcgCCTAAAGCAATCATGAAATTACGCCTTCTGATACAAGGAGAATCGGATTGGAGTCTGGACTGGCGGAGATTGGGATTCGTGAATAGTGAGAATGGTTGGAGGAGGCAGTGAGATGACGTCATACTTATGTTGCATGTTCTGAGATTGAACGAATGATGGAAAAGTGGATTAGTTGATGACGCTCGTTACCATGCTGTTACTTCGGGTTGTTGTACAGGATCTGGGTTTCGCTCTTTTACTACTAAAttggcgttgttgatcttcGCGTGAAAGTGATAGGATAGGCcataataatactaataaaTGAACGGATATCCTGATATTCAATGAACCTAGAAACTTTCCAGATCGGAAGATCTAAGTTGGCTTTGAAAGTCCAGACTAGATTAAGTACAGATGAGAACAGTTTAACTGTCACTCTAGTTCCGTATCGCCATACTCTCCATACCCCCGATCCACAACCCTACCTCTCCACCCACTTTTTACTATCCACACCACACCATACGACACAGCAACTCACAGAATAAAACCAAGAGATCCTCAAACAAACCTAATCCTCCGAACCTCCCCCCTCTTAATAACCCTCCCAACAACCCCCTTCCCAACCTCCCCTCCACTCTCCCCCGGCCAAACAACAGTAACGCCCCCCATATCATCCCCCAACCAAAACCCAGCATCCACGCACCCATCCCCAAACCGCACACACTTCAACCGCGCACAGTCAAACCACTGCAGAAACGGATCCCCATCGACCACGAACCCGCTCAACACCAGCGTACGGATCGAGAGCCGGGTGCGCGTTCTTCCCATCCCCATGCCTACTACTTTGGCTTTCTCGATGACTATCTTGTCGAGATATTCGCCCACTCCGAGGGCTGGGTGGAgggttcctgttcctgttccaCTTGGGCTTTCTGTTAGGATTGGGTCTTTAGACTGGGGTACTGGGGTGTGTAGCTCATTTCAATGTCTGTAGTGTAGTCTTGGGGTAagggcagaaaaggaagggataTACAGAAGAGACAAAAACATACTAGTAAACCGGCTCCCTAAACCTCTCCTTCGTAAGTGTCCATCCACCACGAATACAGGGCCATTTCGTCACATAGTTTCGGCGTAGACTTGGTGCGAGAGCCATGCCGAGTTCCAGTTCTTCCAGGTGCGGGTTCAGCCATGCTGCTTGCCAGATGTATTTCTGGTAGGAACTCATCATGCCGGTTAGTTTTAGTGTGCGCAGGTGTcggaagtggaggaggggggTTAGGGATGATAGGGGGAAGGTTTCGgtttcttgttctttttcgtcAGTGTCATTGTTggggttttctttgggtttTTGCTCTGTGGCTTCTGTTTTGGATGGGGTTGCTTTTGTGATATTATGCGTTTGGACAGAGTCTATAGCTGAGAAATCGATGGGCCAGAATAAGTCCAGTCCTAGACTCTTCCTATCCCTCGCGAGGAGATCCCAGGTGTCGCCGCCGCGGAACTCGAGGATGGGGTTTGTGGGCGTGGCTTGGTCGTTTGGGAGGAGGTCGGGTCGTTTTCTGGTATTGCTCAGCTCACGGAGGATGGTTAGTGGGAGACGAAGCAGAGACCGGGACCGCGAGCTCGAGCGTGGTCTTGCTTCGGTTGGTTCTTGCTCTGGGGTAGTTTGGTCTGAGGTGTCGGAGCGGATGGATGAGCGTGCGCGTCGTCGACTTAGATGAGTGCTGTGGAAGGGGTTGAGCAGGAGGGCGTCGCTCATGCTGAAGCGGCGACGGCGGTGCGCTTCGCTGTCGTTTGGGTCGGGCATGGGGTTGTCTGGAGttgtttgtggttgtggttgtgtCTGTGGTTGGGTGTTTGGTTGCTCTTGGCCGAGGGTGAAGGGGAAGCGTTTGTGGAtgtgtttctttctttctgtaAGATGTTAGTATATGGTTTTTTCTGGTGTTGGAGGGGGGGCATGAGAGTACCAGCTTCGATGGAGTCGTGGATGGGTTTGTTGTAGGCTTCTGCGTCGCGCCAGAAGGCGTGACCTAGGAGCGTTGCGTGCCAGTGGGAGGGGTGGGTGTCCATTCTTTTGTGTTGGGTTGTTTGTGGATATATGGGGAGTAAGACGACTGTATAGGGAAAAGGAGGCAGAAGGTTTGTAGGTAGAAGTGTTGGGGAGAGGAGGGTATCTTGCTGGTGTAAGAATCAGGTTTGAGAAGACTTACTGCGGAGGACTGGCATTCTGATCGAAGAGAGTGAGGGACATGCTGGCCAGTTCAAACACAGAGACGAGAGCCATGATGTTCTGTCTCGATGTTGCTGCTCCTCTTCAAAGTGTATTCCCATTGCCCAGGGATTCAACCACATCTTGTCGGACTCGTCACTTGTGCTCTAGTATCAGCACCTAGAAGCTATATCTGGAttccctcctcatcttctcagAACCATGACTACGTAGGAGGTTTTGGTGTCCTTTTAAAGATGATCAACATCAAGCTCATTGTCAAGATTCAGACTTCCACTAAGCAGCTGCGTGATTGAGTTTGTCCATTACAAAGGACCTCAATAAAGGTCCTGGCTTCATTGTTTGCTTATTGAAAGAGGAGACGATTGTCCTAGATCCGGACAGAAGGTGCTAGGACCTTTGTGCTTTGATATAGCTATAGTAATCGAACCTGCGTTTTGTGCTTCACGAAGTGTCTGATGCTCATCGGTAGTTTATGATCGACAAATGAAGAACTAAATGTCCAAGTATTGTTACACTAATCATTATGGAAAATATAGAAGAGGATCAATAGATGAATCGAAGTTGTATTCCTATGATAGGCTAGCTAACCCTGGAGATAttttttttcgttttatttatcttttgctttcctccAAGGGTCAAGGCAAATATTATTAAAGTTGTAAGAGAAAAGAGTTGGAGGGATTGAGTTGAAACAATCCAGCAAAGACACGATCTAATATATCGGGCAGTGCAAGCAAAATTCTATAATAGTGTATCACACGAAGATAAGAAATATAGAGCGAAGTACGGTTGAGAGTGTCCTCTTTGAAACAGGGTATCAACCAGGAATTGATAAGCAAGGCAAAAGCAAGAGCCTGCAAGGTATATACTtagtagaaaagaaatatgtGCTGTATATTGTAATGTTGTAGCTCACTTCTTCTTAGAGAAGCGCTCCTTCAAGCCGCTGAGGTTCCACTTCTTAACACGGAACGTGTAGTAGAGCATAGTCGCCAGGAAGATATTAAACACGATGTACACCCACATGAGGCCGAAGTTGCGCCAGCGCTCACTCCAGTAAATGTTGACGCTCGACAGGAAATCATCTGCCACAGCGACTGAGCAGTAGTTGCAGTCCGAAGTGGCGTTCGGGTTCGACAACTGTCCACCAGCCATGCTCATGAATGAAGACATGTATTCACCGCAGGTCTGGCCCGATGGAGGATCGAAGATGGACATTTCTGATGGTGAGCACTGGACTACGCGATCGTGGAGCTGGGTGGCGGCCATGGCTGAGACCCAGTAGGTGAAGGGGGAAACACGGTacatgaagatccagaatCCCGGTAGCGCGGTTGGGGTTTGCATGACACCGCAGAATGTGAGGGACATGGCGAATAGGAGAACCACAATGGCACTAGCTGTTTCGGTGTCGGGCATGGCGGCAATGGCCATGTGGGCGAAGGTGCTGGCATAGATGAAAAATTGAATACATAACAGGAGGACGAGACCCTGTCTTTCGGAGTCCTGGACTCCGACAACTGCGTAATAGTAACAGGCGTATGTTAAGATGCCCATCATGATTTGGTACGGGATCTCAACGATGATGTTGGCGATCAAAAAGGCTTTCCATGAGTATGTTTTGCTGGGTCTTTCGCGGACTTCATACAAAGAGCGTTGGGTCACAAATAATGGCATGACCTATAAGGGTTAGTTTCAGTTTATACAAACGGTAGTCCTTGACACTTGACATACCTGTTGAACcagagaagagaaaatactGCACAGCATGAACAACGAGTAGACGATGGTCTGCATCCCCTGGAGGGAAGACTTCGCTTGGAAGAACGAAAAGCCAATGAAGAGGCCAGAAAGGATTCCCAGCACCCATTTCGACGCGATGTATTCCGGCATACGCCAATACTGCTGGAACACACGATAGGTAACCTGATATAACTGGAACCAGAATGGCATGGCAAATTCCGACTTGCTCCAAGATTCGTTGTCTTTGTCACTGGCCTGTGTCTTTGACTGCTGTTCTCTGTGGATCCGATCGATCTCGGTCTGTACGCCTTGACACTCGCTGCTTCGCTTCCAGACGTCAAACCAGTTCTCACCCTCGGAATTCGTGCCAGCGTTCACAATCTCCAGCATCCACTCAGCCGGGTTTTCGTCATCAGCGCACTTGCGTGCCCCATTTGATTCGAAGTAGTTAAGGAGGGTATTGGAGTTCTGTCCAATTGGACCAAAGTAGACTGTCTTTCCACCACGTGCAAGAAACAGAAGCTGATCGAATTGCTGGAAAAGAATTGCACTAGGCTGATGAATGGTACAGAGAACCGCTTGTCCGCTGTCGGCAAGCCTCCGGAGGAACGCGCAAATAGCCCAGGAACTCTGGGAATCAAGACCGCTAAAATCAGGTCAGTAACATACACAATACttgcagaagatggagtGATTTACCTAGTGGGTTCGTccaaaaagagcaagagcTTAGGCTTTGCAGCCAATTCCACACCGATGGTCAGCAATTTGCGCTGCTCAACGTTCAAACCTTGGCCCGGCACACCGACAACAGCTTCGGCAAAGTCTTCCATTTTCAACATGCGGATCACGTCCTCCACATAGTCATACTTTTCCTGGATAGAGACATTAGGGGGTTGACGAAGGAGAGCGCTGAATCTGAGCGACTCGCGGACAGTAGCAGTTTCGAGATGTAGATCCTGTTGCTGAACATAGCCAGTGCTTCTCTGGAAGCTTTGGTCGAGGCCTCGGCCATTCACGAACATGTCACCTGTAATAACACCCATGGAAGTCCGGTGCGCCAGTACATCAAGCAAAGTGGTTTTACCTGCACCACTGACACCCATGAGAGCAGTCAACGTGCCTGGCTTGACCCATCCAGAAACATGATCCAATAGTCGCCGTGGTTCACCCttgatctcgatatcatagCAAACGTCTCTCCATGTAAAGATATCCTTCTGTGGCGGTATGATAGACATATCCCCTTCACCCGACTCCGTGGTAGGCTTCATCGCACTGAGCTCCACTGCGCTCTCAGCATCAGGTTTCTTTGAGTCGGTGCGCAAATATGCCGGCTCATGTCCACGACGGAAGACCAAAACTTCGGCAGTGCTACTGGTAGACGAATTCAACTCAGTGGCAATGAAGTAAATCATCATGAACCCAACAAGGAAGGCAATCAAGATGCCGAAGTTCCGCCACACGTGCCCGTAGCTATACTGGTAGTTCACCTGTATATAGTCATCACCGCTAATAGCACGCTGCCCAGCTTTAGCGCCCGCAGACGAGCAGACAAACGAGTTACCACTGAGGTTAGGGTAGGCCGGGATAAACTGTGAGCATATAAAATCACGTCCGTGGAATTCGTTAGCAATTAGCATCTCGAATGCATAATAAATGGGGTCTGATTCGAAGTTAGTGAGATACACAGAATGTTTGGGATTCCATTCACTTACTGAGGTAATGAATCCATTCGAACCAAGGGTGCATGGAAGGAACAGGCAGCACAAATCCCGTGTAGACAATCAGAGCCAAGATCAATATACCTGCCAGCCCCATTGCTTGCGAGACTGTTTGGGTAATAGCCGCCATCGTACGGAAGACTGCACTCATCACGAACATCACAATGAATGTGACCAATAGATAGAGGAAAAATTGACCCGCTGATCTGTGAAGACCCGCCAGGAAGTAGAGGATAAGGTTAAACACGACTGCTATGACAAACTTGACCGGTATATCACTGACCACGCCAGCAATGGCCTCGGTGGCTGGGTGATAGAAGGCATATGAGTTGTGTTTTTCCACAATTGGACGCTGCGAGTAAAGACTGTTGATTTCGTTCATTGCAATAAGAGCGTTGAGTAAGACCGCGAAGAACAAGGTGGCGCCTTTGGCCGTGAAGCCTGCAGTTGCATCCGGGGTACCATAAAACACAGATCCAATAATCAGAGCCATGATAATTTGACTAATAACAGTTGACACAGTAGAAGAGATATCGTTCCACACTCGTTGGTATGCTCGCTTCGTATTGAGCTTGATTTGCATGGGCACACTAAGCAAGTATGGTGACTGCGGGCGGGTATGTTTGGCCTGGATCTCGcgcttcttctgctgaaaAGTTGCGAGGGCgtcaccctcctcttccaatggGTGTTCCTGCTCGTAATGGGAAATCTCGGACATGAGCTTCTGGTATTCTGGGGATTTGCGCCAATATGCTTCAAAGTCTTCAGCAGTGCGTGGAACTTGGTTTTCCATACCCGGACGTGCTTTACGTTCACTGGGATTGGTCACCGAAGTCAGGAAGTCTCCCGTGGTCTGTCGCTGAGGACATTCCCATCCTTGTCGTTCGAAGTAAGACTTCGCATCTTTCGCAGGACCATAGTAAATCTGACGTCCTTCATAAAGGACAACCACTTTGTTGAAAATGTCGTAGATGCTCTGACTAGCCTGGTAGATCGCCACTGCGTGTGCAGATCCGCTGAGGTCGGCAAATAGACGTAGTGCCTCCACAAACTTCAATGCCGTTGCGGAATCCAAGCCTCGGGTGGAGTTATCCCATGCAGCTAAGGGGGAGTGAGCCAAAGCCATCTCCGCGATACTAACACGCTTCCGTTCACCACCCGATACTCCGCGGACGAAATCATTTCCGACCTTGGTATTGTAGGTGTGGCTCAGACCAAAAACAGCCATGACTACCTGGGTGATATGCTTGGCAAACTCTTCGCGGGACATGTCACGGATTCGTTGAGCTGGGGTTCTCGCCAGGGCGGCAAATTCGAGAGTCTGGCCGACGGTTAAATGAGGGAAATGTTTGTCCACCTGCAATTTTCACTCGGGTCAGCCTTTAATCAAACATTCAATGCACAAGAATTCTTACCTCCTGGTTGTACACCACTTCACCCTTGAACTCCTTGATCATTCGTTGCTGAGGAACGCCTGTCACATACTGGTCAGCGACATACACTAATATCCGCAAACATAGGGGAAACTGTACCATCATAATGGATAACGCTCTCTTTGCTCATAGACAGACCGTGGAGCTCGCCACATAGAGACTTGAGGAAAGTACTACATCCAGATCCTGGACGACCTAGGACGAGAAGCAATTCGCCGCTCTTCAGCAAGCCATTGAATTCATTCAGGATCCGCTTCGGAGGCGAATGCCTGTTTTTCATCATCTCACCGATGCGAAAAGGTGCAGATAGCATGGATGATACTGTGTCCTGGAGCTGCAGCGCTGCTCCGGTTCCAGATACCGTgaaattcttgaagacgATACCTGTCCGGTGGGCTTCTCGGCCTTGTCTTTCGGACTCCCGAAGAACCATCTTCA
This window of the Aspergillus oryzae RIB40 DNA, chromosome 8 genome carries:
- a CDS encoding uncharacterized protein (pleiotropic drug resistance proteins (PDR1-15), ABC superfamily) is translated as MASHKKSEDPLVVKDRQEQECESSDSTIASENASEHRSPMGLIDEDGIETLNRIASQSSRRRSSVYPPNVPTRTSTLATISENDPAVDPQGPSFDLNKWLKMVLRESERQGREAHRTGIVFKNFTVSGTGAALQLQDTVSSMLSAPFRIGEMMKNRHSPPKRILNEFNGLLKSGELLLVLGRPGSGCSTFLKSLCGELHGLSMSKESVIHYDGVPQQRMIKEFKGEVVYNQEVDKHFPHLTVGQTLEFAALARTPAQRIRDMSREEFAKHITQVVMAVFGLSHTYNTKVGNDFVRGVSGGERKRVSIAEMALAHSPLAAWDNSTRGLDSATALKFVEALRLFADLSGSAHAVAIYQASQSIYDIFNKVVVLYEGRQIYYGPAKDAKSYFERQGWECPQRQTTGDFLTSVTNPSERKARPGMENQVPRTAEDFEAYWRKSPEYQKLMSEISHYEQEHPLEEEGDALATFQQKKREIQAKHTRPQSPYLLSVPMQIKLNTKRAYQRVWNDISSTVSTVISQIIMALIIGSVFYGTPDATAGFTAKGATLFFAVLLNALIAMNEINSLYSQRPIVEKHNSYAFYHPATEAIAGVVSDIPVKFVIAVVFNLILYFLAGLHRSAGQFFLYLLVTFIVMFVMSAVFRTMAAITQTVSQAMGLAGILILALIVYTGFVLPVPSMHPWFEWIHYLNPIYYAFEMLIANEFHGRDFICSQFIPAYPNLSGNSFVCSSAGAKAGQRAISGDDYIQVNYQYSYGHVWRNFGILIAFLVGFMMIYFIATELNSSTSSTAEVLVFRRGHEPAYLRTDSKKPDAESAVELSAMKPTTESGEGDMSIIPPQKDIFTWRDVCYDIEIKGEPRRLLDHVSGWVKPGTLTALMGVSGAGKTTLLDVLAHRTSMGVITGDMFVNGRGLDQSFQRSTGYVQQQDLHLETATVRESLRFSALLRQPPNVSIQEKYDYVEDVIRMLKMEDFAEAVVGVPGQGLNVEQRKLLTIGVELAAKPKLLLFLDEPTSGLDSQSSWAICAFLRRLADSGQAVLCTIHQPSAILFQQFDQLLFLARGGKTVYFGPIGQNSNTLLNYFESNGARKCADDENPAEWMLEIVNAGTNSEGENWFDVWKRSSECQGVQTEIDRIHREQQSKTQASDKDNESWSKSEFAMPFWFQLYQVTYRVFQQYWRMPEYIASKWVLGILSGLFIGFSFFQAKSSLQGMQTIVYSLFMLCSIFSSLVQQVMPLFVTQRSLYEVRERPSKTYSWKAFLIANIIVEIPYQIMMGILTYACYYYAVVGVQDSERQGLVLLLCIQFFIYASTFAHMAIAAMPDTETASAIVVLLFAMSLTFCGVMQTPTALPGFWIFMYRVSPFTYWVSAMAATQLHDRVVQCSPSEMSIFDPPSGQTCGEYMSSFMSMAGGQLSNPNATSDCNYCSVAVADDFLSSVNIYWSERWRNFGLMWVYIVFNIFLATMLYYTFRVKKWNLSGLKERFSKKK
- a CDS encoding opsin family protein (predicted protein) — encoded protein: MIDPPAEMIDFFDTLKTKPLPVPTTTPTSVAPVPTVVPGHDLIFQELSKTSQRTLWVVVVLMAISAIVFYILASRAPLTKRVIHNLIAISTTISFITYLALATGEGITYKHDILTIHNKHVPNTHRDIYRQVLWLRYLNWFLTNPLALINLALLSGLPGAHLLVAIVADWIMLGTGILGTYAGHTPRRWVWFTISAIGYLTTVYHIGVNGGRSAVNKDAQTKRFFGTVSGVSLLIKALFPVAIAAGALALKIGIDAETIIFAIHDIFLQGIIGYWLIFAHDAAPGITLLVDGFWSHGHGNEGAIRITEEEGA
- a CDS encoding uncharacterized protein (predicted transporter (major facilitator superfamily)), producing the protein MRFRLPIKPDEIPVDEKQQPNDDEANVTPQSASKEAATSRADQVDDDKSDVVNPEFQHGVQSAQAMTQVWSKQHLILAYVMIWIIYFVKNFAFGIIGTLTPYVTSSFKEHSLTGTTTILSTLIGGLFKLPYAKLIDIWGRPQGFALMIACMTVGLIMMAGCNNVQTYCAAQVFYSVGSAGVDFTLTIFIADTSALKNRAFWLGFVGSPYIATVWAYGPATEDILSSMGWRWGFGIWAIVTPVMLTPLFFLFYYNQRKAQKAGLVPERHSQRTVMQSIAYYGKEFDVIGLLLLTTGLALFLLAFNLYSKQPDEWKSPLIICFIVIGGLLLIAFPVYERYIAPVTFIPWSLLLNRTVFFTYTMAASIYLAWYLWDTYFYSMLVVVFNQSVTQATYITNIYSVGSCFWAVLMGILIRYNGRLKWQALYFGVPITILGVGLMIKFREPGVNIGYIVMCQIFIAFGGGTLVICEQMTVMAVSSQQHIPAVLAMESMFINIGSAVGTTIATALWTGIFPQKLAEYLPADAQSNLANIYGDMTVQASYPVGSAARDAINRSYSETQRLMLIAATCLYTVTLASVMMWKDVNVKKIQQVKGRIL
- a CDS encoding uncharacterized protein (predicted protein), with the protein product MPDPNDSEAHRRRRFSMSDALLLNPFHSTHLSRRRARSSIRSDTSDQTTPEQEPTEARPRSSSRSRSLLRLPLTILRELSNTRKRPDLLPNDQATPTNPILEFRGGDTWDLLARDRKSLGLDLFWPIDFSAIDSVQTHNITKATPSKTEATEQKPKENPNNDTDEKEQETETFPLSSLTPLLHFRHLRTLKLTGMMSSYQKYIWQAAWLNPHLEELELGMALAPSLRRNYVTKWPCIRGGWTLTKERFREPVY